The Prevotella melaninogenica ATCC 25845 genome includes a window with the following:
- a CDS encoding leucine-rich repeat domain-containing protein, with the protein MKQIYILLIALLMGLSANAETSGSCGPNLIWTLTGKGVLTISGKGKMYDYSNNNRAPWEGYGKVKRIKIGDGVTTIGDYAFYDCGMPTSVTIPNGVTKIGDYAFYNCTSLASVTIPNSVTTIGDYAFSHCIPLTSITIPNSVTKIGKYTFDYCSNLTSITIPNSVTEIGDYAFTYCLALTSVTIPNSVTKIGEYTFYECSHLTSVTIPNSVTEIGTSAFEDCRSLTSVTIPNSVTEIEEETFKNCYNLQKVNIGNSVKTIGVSAFENCTNITQISSEAVVPPTCESNAFFRIYKSECKLIVPKNSLDAYKQAPQWKDFLLIEESTTGITNTVYNNSGLADVYTIDGTKRLSKASTDEINALPKGVYIVNGKKIIIK; encoded by the coding sequence TACTCATGGGCTTATCAGCTAATGCCGAGACGTCTGGCAGTTGTGGACCTAATCTAATATGGACCCTTACTGGTAAAGGTGTTTTGACCATTTCAGGAAAAGGGAAAATGTATGATTATTCAAACAACAACAGAGCACCATGGGAGGGTTATGGGAAAGTTAAAAGAATTAAAATAGGTGATGGTGTTACAACAATTGGCGACTATGCTTTCTACGATTGTGGAATGCCAACTTCTGTAACCATTCCAAATGGTGTTACAAAAATTGGCGACTATGCTTTCTACAATTGTACATCTCTTGCCTCTGTAACCATTCCAAATAGTGTTACAACAATTGGCGATTATGCTTTCTCACATTGTATCCCTCTAACCTCTATAACCATTCCAAATAGTGTTACAAAAATTGGTAAGTATACTTTCGACTATTGTAGCAATCTAACTTCTATAACCATTCCAAATAGTGTTACAGAAATTGGCGACTATGCTTTCACCTATTGTCTCGCGCTAACCTCTGTAACCATTCCAAATAGTGTTACAAAAATTGGTGAGTATACTTTCTACGAATGTAGCCATCTAACTTCTGTAACCATTCCAAATAGTGTTACAGAAATTGGCACAAGTGCTTTCGAAGATTGTAGATCTCTAACCTCTGTAACCATTCCAAATAGTGTTACAGAAATTGAAGAGGAGACTTTCAAAAATTGCTACAACCTACAAAAAGTAAATATCGGAAATAGTGTTAAGACTATAGGAGTATCAGCATTTGAGAACTGTACCAATATAACACAGATTTCGAGTGAGGCAGTTGTACCACCAACCTGTGAATCAAATGCTTTTTTCCGCATTTATAAATCTGAATGTAAACTTATTGTTCCTAAGAATAGTCTTGACGCATATAAACAAGCACCTCAATGGAAAGATTTCTTATTAATTGAGGAGAGTACTACTGGCATTACAAACACTGTTTATAATAACTCAGGACTTGCTGATGTCTATACAATAGATGGAACAAAACGGCTAAGCAAAGCAAGCACTGACGAAATTAATGCTTTGCCTAAGGGTGTTTATATTGTCAATGGTAAAAAGATAATCATCAAATAA